A section of the Verrucomicrobiota bacterium genome encodes:
- the mutL gene encoding DNA mismatch repair endonuclease MutL: protein MNRIQVLSEDMANKIAAGEVIERPASVVKELVENALDAGATEIEIEVGGGGRTLVRVSDNGHGMNRDDAILSMERHSTSKIHTPGDLGHITTMGFRGEALPSIASVSRLTITTCERGAETGTFVKVDGGRLINVVEVGRAPGTTVEVKQIFRNVPARRKYLRSAEREMGEIARVVDTYALAYPGVYFSLMHNGKVVALMPKADTLKERVGAVFGRQTARQMLPVEYTDHAFTITGMVGKPELTRSNRAQQYYYVNGRPFWSTGVSRAVEVGFKSLLFRGRYPVAVLFVQVDPAEVDPNVHPTKREVRFHNDWDLREAIAAAVADALRGADLAPAMGMAGRNEPQIPTDGTDRKESTTEDTESTATERTGFEEELARSSARQFWTKSGPLRPVSVGLFERQPSDLGSGEPNEETPEPETAEQAPEAPEPARRRRLKYLAQLRSSYLLAEDDDGLVVIDQHAAHERVLYERIMAALDGKGRTSQRLLVPRTIELTKREALVIEDQLALFRKMGFEVRAFGPGTYLVEATPTYMPDAAWDEVFRDILDEVDANQKEYRERPEATLITAACKAAVKAHDTLTRDESVQLLADLAACERPFTCPHGRPTMLRLTEHDLEREFKRR, encoded by the coding sequence ATGAACCGGATCCAAGTGCTCAGCGAAGACATGGCGAACAAGATCGCCGCGGGCGAGGTGATTGAACGCCCCGCCTCGGTGGTCAAGGAGTTGGTCGAGAACGCGCTCGATGCCGGGGCGACCGAGATCGAGATCGAGGTCGGCGGCGGCGGCCGGACGCTCGTGCGCGTGAGCGACAACGGCCACGGCATGAACCGCGACGACGCGATCCTGTCGATGGAGCGCCACTCGACGAGCAAGATCCACACGCCGGGCGACCTGGGGCACATCACGACGATGGGCTTCCGCGGCGAGGCGCTGCCCTCGATCGCGTCGGTGTCGCGGTTGACGATCACCACGTGCGAACGCGGCGCCGAGACGGGGACGTTTGTGAAGGTCGACGGCGGGCGGCTCATCAACGTCGTGGAGGTCGGCCGCGCGCCGGGCACGACGGTCGAGGTGAAACAGATTTTCCGTAACGTGCCGGCGCGCCGCAAGTACCTGCGCAGCGCCGAGCGCGAGATGGGCGAGATCGCCCGCGTGGTCGACACCTATGCGCTCGCCTACCCCGGTGTGTACTTCTCGCTCATGCACAACGGCAAGGTGGTGGCGCTCATGCCGAAGGCCGACACGCTCAAAGAGCGTGTCGGGGCGGTGTTCGGCCGGCAGACGGCGCGCCAAATGCTGCCTGTCGAGTACACCGACCACGCATTCACGATCACGGGCATGGTCGGCAAGCCGGAGCTGACGCGCTCGAACCGTGCGCAGCAGTACTACTACGTCAATGGCCGGCCGTTTTGGTCCACGGGCGTGTCGCGCGCGGTCGAGGTGGGGTTCAAGTCTCTGCTGTTCCGCGGCCGCTATCCGGTGGCCGTGCTGTTTGTTCAGGTCGATCCCGCCGAGGTGGATCCGAACGTGCACCCGACGAAACGCGAGGTGCGCTTTCACAATGACTGGGACCTGCGTGAGGCGATCGCCGCAGCGGTGGCCGACGCGCTGCGCGGGGCGGACCTGGCGCCGGCGATGGGAATGGCGGGAAGGAACGAGCCACAGATTCCCACAGATGGGACGGATCGGAAGGAATCCACCACGGAGGACACGGAGAGCACGGCGACGGAGCGGACGGGGTTTGAGGAGGAGCTGGCGCGGTCGTCGGCGCGGCAGTTTTGGACCAAGAGCGGGCCGTTGCGACCGGTGTCCGTCGGCCTGTTCGAGCGCCAGCCGTCCGACTTGGGGTCGGGTGAACCCAACGAGGAGACGCCCGAGCCTGAGACCGCGGAACAGGCGCCCGAGGCCCCCGAGCCGGCGCGGCGACGGCGGCTCAAGTACCTGGCGCAACTGCGCAGCTCGTACCTGCTCGCCGAGGACGACGACGGGCTCGTGGTCATCGACCAGCACGCGGCGCACGAGCGGGTGCTTTACGAGCGGATCATGGCCGCACTCGACGGCAAGGGCCGCACGTCGCAGCGGCTGCTTGTACCGCGCACGATCGAGTTGACCAAGCGCGAGGCGCTCGTGATCGAGGACCAGCTCGCGCTGTTCCGCAAGATGGGCTTCGAGGTGCGCGCCTTCGGGCCGGGCACGTATCTCGTCGAGGCGACGCCGACCTACATGCCCGATGCGGCGTGGGACGAGGTGTTCCGGGACATCCTCGACGAGGTGGACGCGAACCAGAAGGAATACCGCGAGCGGCCCGAGGCGACGCTCATCACCGCCGCGTGCAAGGCGGCGGTCAAGGCGCACGATACGCTCACGCGCGATGAGAGCGTGCAGTTGCTCGCCGACCTCGCCGCGTGCGAACGGCCATTCACCTGCCCGCACGGCCGGCCGACGATGCTGCGGCTGACCGAGCACGACCTCGAAAGGGAGTTCAAGCGGCGCTGA